CGGCCATTCTGGAATGCATCAATCCTTGCCCCAAGATTTCTTGCATCGGCATTCTGCTCCGGCCCTGCCCTGATGCTCATTCTCTTTCAGATTATCAGAAAGCTATCGGAAGTGGAGATAGAAAACCGTGCAATCTTCAAGATTGCAGAATTGATTGCCTATGCCATGGGCATAAATCTATTCCTGCTCGGGGCAGAGGTATTCAAGGAGTTCTATTCAGGCAGCATACATTCAGAACCCATCAAGTATCTTTATTTTGGCCTGCATGGAAAGGCAAAGTTTGTACCATGGATGTGGACAGCCACTTTATTTAATATTACAGCGTTCTTACTTTTCTTATTCCCGAAGACCCGCGAGAACTTCGTTACACTCAATATAGGGTGCGCCCTTATAATTATGGGTATTTATGTGGAAAAAGGCATGGGACTTATAATCCCTGGTTTTGTCCCCGATACCCTCGGAGAGATTTATGAATACACACCTACCATGTCTGAGATAATCATAACAATGGGTGTATGGGCAGCGGGTGCGATGCTGTATACTTTACTACTTAAATTTGCTGTTCCTGTATATACTGGACGTCTCAGGTTTGAGCTAAAGAAAGAAAAATCGGAGATTCGTTCCGAAGATGTGACTGCAGGGTCAGAAGTTTAGAGGTTAACAATTTGAAACTATATTTTTTTTAGTTTTATTCCCTTAAGAATATCCATCTCGGGGTCTTTATGAACAAGCGTAGTTCCTGTTTTTTGGGCTGTGGCTGCAATCCATGCATCAGCTACAGAAAGAGAATTGGTTGCCTTTATGGCAGCGGCTCTTAAAAGTAAGTCTTCATCCTGAGTAACTTCCTTAACCGGCAGATTCCTTAGCATTATATAAGCTTTTTTCCCTTTTTCTTCATTGGAAAGTTTCCATGTTCTGTAAAGGATTTCCATATAACTCATAAAAGAGACATAAACTGTTATCTCTTGTTTTTTAGCCTTAGAAAGAATAAGCGATATCTCCTCTTTACCTTTTTCTCCTAAAAAATAAGCCATAATTGCTGAGGTGTCTAAGGTATATGATTCTTTCATATTTATCCCTTCTTAGATTCCTCTTTCCTTTCTTTTTGTCTGTCCTCGATAAACTTTTTGAACTCAAGGCTTCCCTTCAAAGCACCTTCAAATGCCTTAACAGTATCTTTTGGTATAGGAATTACTTTAATTACATTACCCTCTACTACCCATTCGATTTTAGAGTCGGCATTTAGATGAAATTTTTTTCTTATTTTAGCCGGTACAACCGTCTGCCCTCTTTCAGTTAAGGTGGTTCGCATATTTTACCTCCGTATAAATAAATTTGCTTTTTATTAATTTTACAATACAATTAGTCATTTAGCAAATTTTTTTAAATTTTACAAGATAAAAAAATACGAAATACAGGAAATACGGGTCAGGCTTGACAGCCTGTTGAAAAACTCTAAAATAACCATAAGTGTCATTCCCGCATGTTTTTAGCGGGAATCCAGAGTCTTGTAAATTCAAGAGATTCTGGATTCCGAAATACGGAAATACGTACGGAAATACGGGTCAGGCTTGACTATTGACATTTGTCCTCACATTTTTTTTTAAAACTTGGATTAGCTTCTCGGTCTCTTCCTTCAGATCAGCCTTCTCTTTCAGATGCCTTGAAATCATTGCCGGGTCTTTATGAATATATCCGGCTATATCCTTCCCTTTATGACCATACTCATCGGCTACGAGGCAGAGCACCTTCCTGCATAAAGATATTTCCCTGTC
The sequence above is drawn from the Nitrospirota bacterium genome and encodes:
- the nrfD gene encoding polysulfide reductase NrfD; this translates as MAHIVRIVKNFFIALRQVTIGNKKYYCWLAFLSFFILMGVSAYIDQLNRGLITTAMRDQVSWGLYISNFTFLVGVAAAAVLLIIPAYLYNFKPIKEIALFGEMLAITAITMCILFIMVDLGQPTRVWHILPAIGAMNFPASLLAWDVLVLNGYLAINLIIVFYVLYRLSLGKEYKMSVVWPLIILSIPMAVSIHTVTAFLYNGLSARPFWNASILAPRFLASAFCSGPALMLILFQIIRKLSEVEIENRAIFKIAELIAYAMGINLFLLGAEVFKEFYSGSIHSEPIKYLYFGLHGKAKFVPWMWTATLFNITAFLLFLFPKTRENFVTLNIGCALIIMGIYVEKGMGLIIPGFVPDTLGEIYEYTPTMSEIIITMGVWAAGAMLYTLLLKFAVPVYTGRLRFELKKEKSEIRSEDVTAGSEV
- a CDS encoding AbrB/MazE/SpoVT family DNA-binding domain-containing protein; the protein is MRTTLTERGQTVVPAKIRKKFHLNADSKIEWVVEGNVIKVIPIPKDTVKAFEGALKGSLEFKKFIEDRQKERKEESKKG
- a CDS encoding PIN domain-containing protein, which gives rise to MKESYTLDTSAIMAYFLGEKGKEEISLILSKAKKQEITVYVSFMSYMEILYRTWKLSNEEKGKKAYIMLRNLPVKEVTQDEDLLLRAAAIKATNSLSVADAWIAATAQKTGTTLVHKDPEMDILKGIKLKKI